TTTTCTGCCACATATGGGTAAAGACGCTTCTGAGCGTCGGAACGCGGTATGGAGGCAGCTCCATAAGCATCACTGTATTTTTGCCCTTGAATAGCGTTTTGCGGAGCACCTTGGCCAGAATAATCGCAAGCAGTATGCCAATAACATACATACTCCACATCATAAACCCGTGCAGATGCTTTGGGAAGAATGCAGGGATTATCAGGGCGTATATCGGCAGCCTCGCTCCGCAGCTTATTAGCGGAAGAATCATAATCGTAGTAAGCCTGCTTCTGCGTTCGTTGAGTATTCGGGTGCCCATAATTGCGGGTACGGTGCAGCCAAAGCCGATAAGCATCGGGATAAAGCTCTGCCCGTGAAGACCGATTTTCTTCATAATTCTGTCCATCAGGAATGCAGCCCTTGCCATATATCCGGAATCTTCAAGCACCGCAATCGCAAGGAACAGAAATATAATATTAGGCAGAAACACGACCACTCCGCCAACTCCGCCTATGATTCCATCAACAATCAAAGACTGAAGCGGGCCTTCTGCGCCTGCCGGCCAGGCAGAGTTTACAAAGCCTTTGAGCAAATCGAAGCCGTTCTCTATTACTGTCATCACAGGATCGCCGAGCCAGAATGTGAGCTTGAACACAAGATACATCATCCCGAAGAATATCGGCAGCCCGAGCACCCTGTTTAGCAGGATTTTGTCTATAGCATCGCTGGCATCGTGCCTTATCTCCACAGTTTTGCGTACAGTCTGCTCGAAGAGCCCCGAGATAAACCCGTACCGCTTCTCTGCCATAAGGATGTGCGGATTGTCGCCGTACATACGGTTCAGCTCTGAGATTGCCTCCTGAGCCACTTTTGCAGCATTCTCGCCGAATTCGTTTATATCGCAGTCCATCTGAAGAAGCTGAAGGGCGTGGTAGCGGGCTTTTTTCTCGTCTCCGGCGGTAACCTCTTTGGAGATCAGGCATGTGAGCCTTTCGAGCCTTTCTTCTATATCGCTGCCGTAGTTGATTCTGTTGTCGAATTCCCGCCGGCAGTTATGCTCGTAAACAACAGCATCCAGAAGCTCTTTTATCCCCTCGCCCTTGTTGCCCACCGTGGATACGGCAGTTCCGTTCAGGAAGGTACCGATCTTTTCTTTATCGTATTCAAGGCCGTTCTTAGTTGCCACATCATACATATTCAACGCTGCAACCAAAGGCTTGTTCAGTTCGAAAAGCTGGGTAGTGAGAAAGAGGTTTCTCTCGAAATTGTTGGAATCTATTACATTTACAATCACATCGCACTCATCGCTGAGAACGAAATCCCTCGCAACCTTCTCATCCATTGAATGTGCGGAGATGCTGTATGTACCGGGCAGGTCAACAATTCTGATTCTATAGCCCTTATGCTCGCACCACCCTTCAACCTTCTCTACTGTAACCCCGGGATAATTGCCTACATGCTGCTTTGCGCCAGTAAGGCTGTTGAAAACGCAGCTTTTACCGCAGTTGGGATTGCCAGTGAGTCCTACTGTTATTTGTTCCATATTATTGTTCCGGTGTTTGGTTTTCAATTTGATATATCCGCAAGATCCACTTCAATGTTCCCCGCATTCTCGCACCTGATTGAGATAAAGGCATTGCCGAGTTTTACTTCTATCGGATCTCCCAAAGGCGCAAAACGAAGAACTTTAACGCAAGCCCCTGCTCGGAGCCCCATTTCTACGAAACGCTTTAGATATCTGTCTTCTGCAGATATGCTTTTTATCGTGCAAATTTTGCCCGCAGGCACTTCAGTAAGCTTCATAATCCTTTGCCCTAATTGCTTCCGAGAAAAATGTTAGTCTTTCCTAAACTTTTAAGGAGAAGTATAACTCAATGAAAAAAAATTTCAAACTAAAATTTCAGAATACCAAGCTTCGTGTGCGACAATATTTTTTGGCAAAGCTTTTTTAAGCCGAATCTATACGCCGCAGGCGGACAGACGCAGAGGAAATATATATAATCCACAGATTACACGGATTACACAGAGGTTTTTAAATAGATATATCATTCTCTCTCTCCGATTGCTCTCCGCCTCCGGCGGACAGGCTCGGTATAAATCAAATTTACATTGGAGGGGGGACAGGCACATAAATGAGGGAAGGCTCTCTGCCGGCAAGGACGGCGCCACGCAATACACAATTTTATTCTTATGCGGAAAATGTGTTTTTGACACGGAGATACCGGAGGAAACGGAGGGGAGATGTGATTTTGACAGGATTTACAGCCCCGAACCGCTTTTGCTACGGGGCAAGGATTGACAGGATAAATATTAAATAAGGAAAAGGCGGAGAGAAATTTTTCAGCCGCTAATCAGCACTAATTATTCACTGATGATCTGCATTTTGCCCAAAAAAATTCAGAATACCAAGCTTCTGATTGCGTTAATAATTCGGGTCATTCCCCAAGTATTTATTGGACAGAGCTTTGCGTAATTGATTGATATTTTTCTTCAGTGAAAGTGCTCGAAAACTTCCAATATTTTTCAGGTCGGGCGGGTTTTAGACAAATACTCTTAACAAAAACAAAAGGACGCAGAGAAGAGTCCCTGCGTCCTTGAGTGTTTAGTTATTTGTAATTATGATTAGTAAAGCGGTTCAGGCCAGAGCTCTGTTTGAAGCCATTCGCCTGCCATCAGTGCATAATCGGGGAGGTTTATCTCGCCGCTGTCATCAACATCAGCGCTGTTGTCTGGAAGCGGGATCGTTGTGCTGGAAACGTCTGCAAGATAGAGGATTTCCGCTGGAGCAAGGGCATAGTCGTAGATCTGCACCTCATCCATATCACCTTCCATACGAGACCATGTGCCTTCTCTAACGCCGCCGAGGCTGGCATTGACAATCTCGCTGCCTATAATCTCAGTATCAGCGCCATAGTTTATTTCAGCGGGCAGACCGTCTATATATATAGTTGCCTTGGATGCACCAGCATCTTTAACAAATGCGTAGTGAACCCATCTCTGATCTGCATCTGAAGGATAGTACTCGGTAACACCATCCAGCTCACCATCTCCTGAGCCTGAGAAGAATCTGACTATTTTGTCCGGCGTAAGATTGATTCTTACAGACTGATCGCCCCAGTCGCTCCTGTAGGCTCTCATAACATCACGCCACTCACCGTTATCAGGAACCTTCAGCCACATTGAAACAGAAACCTGATCTGTAACGCTGCTGAAGACCTCTCCCGGGATGAGGAAGTGGAAGTTTCCGTCGAAGTCTGCATAGCCGCTGCCGTTATACCCGCCTGAAGACTGAACAACTGCGGTCTCTTCCGCTGATGAAGGATAGGCATCGTAGCCGTTTCCTGAGATATCGAAGATTGTGTTCGGATCGGTTATGCCGTTGAAGTCGTAATGTACGAGTTTGTGAGCCTGATCGGGCTGTTCAGCGGTAATAACATTCTCTGATTCCAGCCACTGACCTGCCATATACAGCATATCATCCTCATCTACCACGCAGTCGTGGTTGAAGTCTGCTGTCTGGAGGAATGAGTCGGGCGTGCCGTCGCCTGTGGAGTCCCAAACGCAGCGAGGAGATTGTATCGAAACATTATCAATCAGAACCATTCCGCTGCCTGCAGGAGCTGAGGCGGTTTCCTCGCCAATCTGAATGTGAATCTTCTTCACCTGAGTAAGATCAACGCCCTGAGGGGAGGCATCTGCAAGGTCTGCATTGAATTTGAAGCCTGAATCCCAGTTTACAATAGGGCCGAAAGCAATATCATCAACATCACCAGCGTAGCTGAGCTTTGCCTGATTGCCAAGGTCGTCTTCTAAGATGAGATAAATCGGCTCGACGTCGTTATCTTCGCTTCCCTTGAAATTGAACCCAACAGCCTGGATTTCCTCTCTGGTGAAATCCTGAACCGTGTCAAACGTTTTTGTTACCAGTGAGTAGTATGGGGCCTCGTCGTTGTTGTAGTACACCGGCATCATCTGGCCGTGTGCAAAGCCGCTCTGTTCCACATAAGGTGATTCAGGATATCCTACCTGCGAGCCAGTTCCATTGCCCGGGACAACCACGGGAGTTGAATAGCCAACGCCGTCGTGCCATGTTTGGTACACCCTATTGCCTTCATCGCCGGTGTAATCCTCGAAATCATCAATCATAAACGTTTCCTGCGGGGTGAAAGACCAAACATCGCCGGTCCAGATCTCTGTGCCGTCTGCGCTCACTTCATCTACTCTCCAGTAGTGCGTGAGACCCATAATGTAGTCAACAGCGATCTCGTTCGGGTCTATTCTGCCCAGATAAAGATCGGAGCTTGTGTCTGCCGCCTCTACGTCTGCCTCATTATAACCGAGGTAAACATCGTGCTTATCGGCCTCTATGCCGGCAGTCCAGTCGAGCATATCGCGGTCGTAATCAATACCTGCGCTGTTGTTTGCGGGGATCGGATTGCTTGCAAAAGTAAGCTCAAGGCTCGCAGTAACTATGGTTTCGTCGTTCTCTTCATCATATTCCGCTGCAATCCCGAGATCCTGCTTGGTTGAAACAATCTTTCCGTTGTTAACATAATCATTAACTTGAGAAACTTGATCGCCGTCAATAATGAGAGTTCCATCGGAGATATTAACTACTGTAGGCTCTGTTGTGCTCTGGCCTCTTATATCAATCTCTCCAGCTATAACGGTGCCGCCGTCGAGATTCAAGACCCCCGAAGCATCGCCGTACATACCCATCGCAAGCTTTGTGCCCACATCAAGCAGCCCGCCAGTCATGTTGACAGCGGCTTTTGTCTGACCGCCGAGGGTAAACCAGCCGCCGGTGGAAATGGTTCCGCCGCTCATGTTGAGAGTTGCTTCCATACCGCTTCTATTATCTTTACACATCACGAATTTATCGCTGACATTCAGGCTTCCGCCGGATACATTCATCTCGAAAACACCGTCTGCAGTGGCTTTTCCGAGATAAGCCTGATTCACCTCAAGATCAACAGTTGAGTCCATCTCCATCAGCGGACTCCACTTGTTGTCGAAATAAAGAATATCTCCTGGCGCAGGAACGCCTTTGTCGCCCCAGTAGTTGTCTGGGTCGCTTATGAGATTGTTGTTCGGGTCTCCGCCGCTCCAGTAATGGTCTTCCGCCATTGCTGCGCCGGCGGTAAAGATTAGAAGTGCTGTTAAAACGAATACTATTTTTTTCATAGTACGCCTCCGATTAAATTAAAAAATAAAACACGAATTTCACTACAGATTTGATTTTACTGCCTTGCGAAGCGAATACCAAGGCAAAAACACCGCCAAAATTCACATATTTTTCACTGATTTGTAAACACAGCTTTTCCCTATGCTAACTGCATACGCTTTAAGCAGACGGTCTTAAAAACTGCAAAATCAAATTAAGATCTGCGTTTCTTCCTGAGAGCAAAAAAACCAGCAGAAAGAAAAGCGAGAGTTGCAGGCTCCGGAGCAGTTACAAGTGTCTGATCCAAATTGGAATCATAGCTTGCAGTTACATCATAGGAAGTAGTGGAAACTATTTTTCCTGCACTGACGAAGCTTAGAACATCCGATACCTTATCACCTTCAAGTTTTAGAGTTCCATAAGATATGTTAATCTTTGTAGGCTCTGTTGTGCTCTGGCCTACGATATCAATCTCTCCAGCCATAACGGTGCCGCCGTCGAGATTCAAGACCCCCGAAGCATCGCCGTACATACCCATCGCAAGCTTTGTACCCACATCAAGCAGCCCGCCAGTCATGTTGACAGCAGCTTTTGTGTTGCCGCCGAGGGTAAACCAGCTGCCGGTGGAAATCGTTCCGCCGCTCATGTTGAGAGTTGCTTCCATACCGCTTCTATTATCTTTACACATCACGAATTTATCGCTGACATGCAGGCTTCCGCCGGATACATTCATCTCGAAAACACCGTCAACAGTGGCTTTTCCGAGATAAGCCTCAGCAACCTCAAGATCAACAGTTGAGTCCATCTCCATCAGGGGATTCCACTTGTTGTCAAAAAAGAGGGTGTCTGCCGGTGCCGGAACGCCTTTGTCGTCCCAGTAGTTATCGGGATTATTAATCAAGTTGTCTTGCTCGCTTCCGCCGCTCCAGTAATGATTAGTTGCTGCCAACGTTTCGCCTGCTGCTAAAACGGAAAACAGCAATAAAAAGAATACTATTTTTTTCATAGTACGCCTCCGATTAATTTAAAAATACAATACGAATTTCACTACAGGTTTGATTTTACCGCCTTGCAAAGCGAATCCCAAGGCAAAAACACCGCCAAAATTCACACATTTTCCACCGATTTGTAAACTCAGCCTGTTCTTTCAGTACGGAGGTCTCTTCGGTACTGCGTTGGTGAAATACCCTTTTGTTTCTTGAAATACCTTGATACGTGGTCAGGGTCTGGGAAGTGCATTTTATAGGCAATTTCGGAGATAGTCATATTTGTTTCAATAAGCAGCTCACAGATTTTTCTGATTCTGCACCTTCGGATATAATCGTGTACAGAGCATTTCAGGTGTCTTTTGAATTTGTTGTACAGGAACTGCCTTGAGCAGCACACTTCATCGCAAACATCTTCTGTTTGTATGGGCAGCATAACATTGTCTCTAATAAATCGAAGGGCTTTTGCAACGCTCTGATCTCTCACAGCTATAAAATCTGTTGACTGCCTTACAGAAATTCTCCCCGGTTCAACGTGGAGCGTTGCAGGCGGGCATTTCTCTCCATCCATCAATTTCACGAGAAGTTTTGCAGCTTCAAAGCCGCAGTCTCTGGTTTTCAGGTTTATGCTGGAGAGTGTCGGCGTTGTGAAATTGCAGATCAGATCATCATTATCCACTCCCAGCACAGAAACCTCATCAGGAACTTTAATATCCAGCCTCTTGCAGGCCTCTATAACGTGTTTGCCGCAGAAGTCGCTGCAGGCAAATATTCCAATAGGTTTCGGGATAGAATCAAGCCATTTTTCCATCCCGGCACGGAAAGGCTCCTTCATTGTGTATTTCCCGGGAGGCTCGTAAAAAAAACTCCGCAGCCCCTTGCACTGATTTTCAACTATCTGCTTGAAATGCTCGAATCTTGCGTTGCACCAGTCGAAATCCTGCAGGCCAACGTATCCGAAGTATGAATGTCCGTAGCTAACGAGGTGTTTGACGGCCTCACGCGCAACCATCTGATTGTTCACCTGTATCAGATAATCGCCTTTGGCAAAGCCTCTTGAAGCGGAAGCGAGAATTGTCGGCACTCCGAAATCGGGGAGCGAATCGATATAAACAGATTCCACCATAATTATCCCGCTAACGCCTTTCGCCTCTTGTGAGACGTATTTTATGAAAGCGTGTTCTTTGAGCTCTGTGGCGATTTCTGCATCAATAATTTTGAAACGGAGATTTTTTACAACCCTCCCGTAGCTGCTGATTCCCTTGAGCAGCTCTCGTCCATTGCTTTTTGTTCTGTCTATAACTAAAAGTATTGAGCGAGGGTCAAACAAAGTTTTCACCTGCCAATTTCAAACATTGCAAAACTGTACGGTTTCATAACTGCGTTAATGCCTTCTTTTGTGATGGATGTTTTCAAAGGCGAAATTATCTTCTCGCTATCTGTTTCCAGAGGCGCTGCCTGCTTGCCGGATACCTTTAAGTTGCCTTCTGATGGAATTTCGATACTGAGTTCTCTTTCAAGCTCAGATTTATTGAGGGCGAAAACGTAAATCTTTCCGCTGGATTCATCCATCGCTGCTGCTGAGGGGAGGGTAAAATCCTCAGGTTCCGATTCTATAAGCGTTTTTCCCATCACATTTGACAGCAGCCTAAATATATAATATACAGGCTGGGGATTATCCTTTCCTTCGAAAAGATTTCTCCCGCTGAATTTGGCATTCGGTCTGTTCGGCGTATCAATTGGCCACATGCAGGCGATATCGAGCCCGCCGTTTATAAACTGCATCATCATCTCAGCCTGCATCAGGGAGCACTGCCTTGCTGTTAGATCCTCGCCTTCGTCTTTCGGCCCCACGTTCCACTCCAGAGAGGCGAATTTTATATCCCTTCCGAACGATTCTGCCCTGCTGCGGAAGATTTCGATAGTTTTCTCGTAAGACGGGGCTTTCGGATGCCACTGATTCTTCTGGCTCATCGGCTTCTGTGAGAGCCAGCTTTTCCAGCTCGCCTTGCCCCAATTCCAGTACCAGTGCACATCCAGCACATCAACGAACTCGCCTGCGTGTTCAATGATTTTTCTGATCTGATTCCAGTTGTTGTTTTTGAACACCCCGCTTTTCCAGTTGACGATAATCTGAATATCAGGGTCTATGCGTTTCATCCGTGAGGCAAAATTCTTTACTATCCTTGCATACTGCTCTGCCGAGACAGAGATCCGCGAGCCTTCGTGATAGGGCTCATTGCCGACATACCAGTATTTAACGCCGTAATCGTTTTCCTTGCAGTATCTCACGAACTCCATCGCCTCGCGGAGAGAATCAGCGTTGCGGTTGAAAACCAGCCCGGAATCGATATTCACACCAATCATCTTCTCGCAGCCTATCTTTTCGCAAAGCTCGATATAATCATCGACGGTTATGTAGTTATCGTTTTCGGGGGCGAGCTTTGGGTCTAAATCCGGATTGTTTTTCCATGCATCGTGCCAGCCGTCGTAGGTTGGGAGCTTCCAGTGGAAGTAATCGCTTACCTCGCCTCCCGGATAGCGGAGAACTTCTGTATTGAGCTCCTTGAAAAGCTCAATGTTGTTTTCGTAGTACCAGAAATCTTTGGGATTCCAGCAGTATATCGCATTGAACCCCATCAGCTCCTCGCTGATCTTCCCCTGCCTGCTTTCAGGGCTGATTTTGAGGGAGATGTTTTCTGCAAACGCTGAGTTTGCGGCGAACGAGATAACTGTTAAAAATGTTAAAAACCTTACAATAGCCATTCTTTAACCCATTAAATTAATAAAATTTCACAAAAGCCCTGCAAATCTTATATCATTTGCAGTTTAGATGTCAACAGAGTTAATGTTTGCAGGAAGTTAAATTTATACAGTTTTTTGCTCAGGCCCGAAAAAAATTGTCGCACACGAGGTTTGTGTGGGATTCGATTTTGCTTGACTGAAAGCCCGAAAAACTTACTCTTCTATAATATAAGCCCGAGCTGAAATCAGCCCGGCTTTGAGATGAATATTTATCGCATCGAAAGGAAAAAATGAGCCTATTTTCTGATTTGGATTTCGTGAAGGAGAACTATCCGCTCGCGGGCTATACTTGGTATGGAGTGGGCGGGAACGCTGAATATTTCGCTCCGGTTCAAAATATTGATCAGCTTCGCAGAGCAGTTGCAAGGGCGAGCGAGCATAATCTGGATATAAAGATCCTCGGGCAGGGCTCTAATGTTCTCGTTCGTGATGAGGGCGTGAAGGGTCTGGTAGTGAAGCTGGAAGGCGATTTCAGCAAGTTCGAATTCCGCGGCGGGTCAATCATCGCAGGCAGCGGGGTTAATCTGGGCAATCTTGTACTTGAATCGGTTCGGGAAGGCCTTGGGGGGCTCGAATCGCTCACCGGCATACCGGGAAGCTTAGGCGGAGCTGTAAAGATGAATGCAGGCGGAAGTTTTGGGGAAATCGGAACGTCTGTTGAATCCGTAGAGCTTATGGATATGCAGGGCAGCACCTTCAGCAAACACAAACCAGAGCTTGTGTTCTCATACCGTCAAAACAATATATACGAATCAATTATCACCTCCGTTGAGCTTTCGCTCACCCCTGCCGA
This window of the Sedimentisphaera salicampi genome carries:
- a CDS encoding LamG domain-containing protein, whose translation is MKKIVFVLTALLIFTAGAAMAEDHYWSGGDPNNNLISDPDNYWGDKGVPAPGDILYFDNKWSPLMEMDSTVDLEVNQAYLGKATADGVFEMNVSGGSLNVSDKFVMCKDNRSGMEATLNMSGGTISTGGWFTLGGQTKAAVNMTGGLLDVGTKLAMGMYGDASGVLNLDGGTVIAGEIDIRGQSTTEPTVVNISDGTLIIDGDQVSQVNDYVNNGKIVSTKQDLGIAAEYDEENDETIVTASLELTFASNPIPANNSAGIDYDRDMLDWTAGIEADKHDVYLGYNEADVEAADTSSDLYLGRIDPNEIAVDYIMGLTHYWRVDEVSADGTEIWTGDVWSFTPQETFMIDDFEDYTGDEGNRVYQTWHDGVGYSTPVVVPGNGTGSQVGYPESPYVEQSGFAHGQMMPVYYNNDEAPYYSLVTKTFDTVQDFTREEIQAVGFNFKGSEDNDVEPIYLILEDDLGNQAKLSYAGDVDDIAFGPIVNWDSGFKFNADLADASPQGVDLTQVKKIHIQIGEETASAPAGSGMVLIDNVSIQSPRCVWDSTGDGTPDSFLQTADFNHDCVVDEDDMLYMAGQWLESENVITAEQPDQAHKLVHYDFNGITDPNTIFDISGNGYDAYPSSAEETAVVQSSGGYNGSGYADFDGNFHFLIPGEVFSSVTDQVSVSMWLKVPDNGEWRDVMRAYRSDWGDQSVRINLTPDKIVRFFSGSGDGELDGVTEYYPSDADQRWVHYAFVKDAGASKATIYIDGLPAEINYGADTEIIGSEIVNASLGGVREGTWSRMEGDMDEVQIYDYALAPAEILYLADVSSTTIPLPDNSADVDDSGEINLPDYALMAGEWLQTELWPEPLY
- a CDS encoding FeoA family protein; translated protein: MKLTEVPAGKICTIKSISAEDRYLKRFVEMGLRAGACVKVLRFAPLGDPIEVKLGNAFISIRCENAGNIEVDLADISN
- a CDS encoding substrate-binding domain-containing protein, which encodes MFDPRSILLVIDRTKSNGRELLKGISSYGRVVKNLRFKIIDAEIATELKEHAFIKYVSQEAKGVSGIIMVESVYIDSLPDFGVPTILASASRGFAKGDYLIQVNNQMVAREAVKHLVSYGHSYFGYVGLQDFDWCNARFEHFKQIVENQCKGLRSFFYEPPGKYTMKEPFRAGMEKWLDSIPKPIGIFACSDFCGKHVIEACKRLDIKVPDEVSVLGVDNDDLICNFTTPTLSSINLKTRDCGFEAAKLLVKLMDGEKCPPATLHVEPGRISVRQSTDFIAVRDQSVAKALRFIRDNVMLPIQTEDVCDEVCCSRQFLYNKFKRHLKCSVHDYIRRCRIRKICELLIETNMTISEIAYKMHFPDPDHVSRYFKKQKGISPTQYRRDLRTERTG
- the feoB gene encoding ferrous iron transport protein B, coding for MEQITVGLTGNPNCGKSCVFNSLTGAKQHVGNYPGVTVEKVEGWCEHKGYRIRIVDLPGTYSISAHSMDEKVARDFVLSDECDVIVNVIDSNNFERNLFLTTQLFELNKPLVAALNMYDVATKNGLEYDKEKIGTFLNGTAVSTVGNKGEGIKELLDAVVYEHNCRREFDNRINYGSDIEERLERLTCLISKEVTAGDEKKARYHALQLLQMDCDINEFGENAAKVAQEAISELNRMYGDNPHILMAEKRYGFISGLFEQTVRKTVEIRHDASDAIDKILLNRVLGLPIFFGMMYLVFKLTFWLGDPVMTVIENGFDLLKGFVNSAWPAGAEGPLQSLIVDGIIGGVGGVVVFLPNIIFLFLAIAVLEDSGYMARAAFLMDRIMKKIGLHGQSFIPMLIGFGCTVPAIMGTRILNERRSRLTTIMILPLISCGARLPIYALIIPAFFPKHLHGFMMWSMYVIGILLAIILAKVLRKTLFKGKNTVMLMELPPYRVPTLRSVFTHMWQKSWLYLKKAGTLILAISIILWAMTSYPKLPEEQTAGMVPKQAQAAELKHTAAGRIATTIEPATKLMGFDYKIGTALLGAFAAKEVFVAQMGIVNSLGDAGAESKPLREKLKEQYTPLQGFCIMLFCLISTPCVATVAICRKETQSWAFAMGQFIGLTVLAFVITAAVYQMGILIT
- the murB gene encoding UDP-N-acetylmuramate dehydrogenase, yielding MSLFSDLDFVKENYPLAGYTWYGVGGNAEYFAPVQNIDQLRRAVARASEHNLDIKILGQGSNVLVRDEGVKGLVVKLEGDFSKFEFRGGSIIAGSGVNLGNLVLESVREGLGGLESLTGIPGSLGGAVKMNAGGSFGEIGTSVESVELMDMQGSTFSKHKPELVFSYRQNNIYESIITSVELSLTPADSEMLLKRVQEIWIYKKNHQPVNRRTAGCVFRNVSGRSAGEIIESCGLKGAENGKAKLSEKHCNIIIAEEGCTSSDIIGLIEKIRDKVRELADIDLQLEIDMW